AAACATCAACAATAATTATACCGTCaacaaaattatatatcaaatttaTGTAAAGTAACAACATGTGTCTGTATATTTGATGAATGAattgtaaaatatttttatcactCATATCAGAAAATTAGATATTATAATTGATGGAGCTAAAGTTGACTCTACGGATCCAGCCACGCTAATTTTGTGGGTTGAAATGACACTACAGTAGGAAGAATCGTGATGGTTATTCACAATTCCAAGAGCTTAAATATGTTCTaatgtatattatattatattgatgCTGGAATAAACACAGTTATATTTTTCTCCCACATATTTACTCTTATGGCCGAAAGATGTGAAATATTAGCTGTCCTTTAATAATACAAAACCTGCAACAAATAATAGTATTAACCATTTAGTTTGATGAGgatatcaaaaaattattattattattatttttaaagaggAGTGGCAAAGATAGATTCAAACTtaagattttataatatattattaagatatatatttttaatctttatctccatgaaatatatttttcaaaacttatttgatatgtattattattattattattattattttgcttaTGCCAGAATATGCTGCACAGCATCATCATCGGTTGCAGTGCACTTAGTCCCATTGACTTAAACACAGTCTTTGGCTgcgcccaccaccaccaccaccaccactaccaccaCCGCAACTCAAACTCCACCGCCAATACCTTCTCAGTTGAGTCCACGCGTAACCCACCCAATCTATCATTCTTGTCCACCATTTAATCTGTCAGTCTGACTACAACGAATGCAACCGCACCCGTTAACCCCACCAATCATATCAACTTTTTCTTCCTTGGAAGAAGATTCCACCGAACTCTTTAAGCTCCCAAAAGAAGAGAGGAGCAAAATAGAAGTCCATCTCAAATAATACATCGGATCACGGAGTACAATATCATGTTACAGAATTAGCTGTCAATTTCGTGCATGATCGACAGTAGTGATCTTAAAATTGTATGTCAAAAATATGCACAAAATTAGTGAATACTATAAAAAACGAAAACATAAGCGAAATAACACATCAGAAACAggaaacagaaacaaaaaaaggTCGCCGTTAGAGGTATGAGCGCAAGACAACGGCCTGCAAACCGCGTGATCCGCTTCGCCAAGTCAGGCGTCACCGGGGGCGCCTTTGGCGGAGGCGAGGGTGAGGAGCAGGTCGGCGAAGGCGCTGATGATGTACTTGTGGGCGTGCTTCCGGTTGAGGGTGAGGTAGCAGAGGAGGAGATCGTGGAGGTGGGCGCGGTGGGCGCCGGCGTCGAGGCCCAGCGCCGCCACCATCTCCTCCATCGACCGCCGGAAGTCCCAGTACGGGTCGGGCGAGTAGGTGGGCACGGCCACCCCCGCGCCCACCCCTACGGTGACCGCCGCGGAGTCCACGATGGAGTTGGACAGGCCGGGAGAAGCCGGCAGCAGGCGGCGCGACGCGATGGCGGTGGAGAGGTCGCGCTCGGAGGGGCAGGAGCCACCGGCGTCGGCATCGTCAGGGGCGTCGCAAGAGGATGAGAAGGAGgagccggcggcggcggcggcgggggaagAGAGGGTGAGCGCGAGGGTCTCGGTGTCGGACCCGGGGTCATACAGGGAATTAAAGTTCTTGAAGGCAACGGAGGACGCacaagaggaggaggatgagcagcaggtggtggcggcggcggcggcgcgggCGTCCAGGGAAATCGGGAGAGGGGCAGAATGGGAAGGGCGGCGGTGGCCGGAGAAGCAACTGTACAAGCTATCGCCAAACATCTCTTCTTCCTCTGTCCTCCCTGGAATGAATGTAAGCAAATACCGAACCATGTAAAGCGAAGCGAGAGTCGCCGTTATATTTATAGAACCGCGGAGATAAATAACACACGATCCAATTCGATGGACGGATGGGATTCACTTACAGCAAAAAATGGGCGGCGGATCATGTTCCTTAGGAAAAGTTCTCGATTACGGTCCCACGAGTTACAcgaatacagagagagagagagagagagagagagagagaataatttCGTGGCACATTTTGCACGGAATGAGATCAAATCTGAGGAGGCCATATATGCAGTGTGTAGTAAGATTGCATCCAGTCATTAATTGTCGGCATCTTCGTGTCTGCCATGTTTCATGGAGATGCTTCAGATGCAGCGCATGCTATGAAAGTAAAAATTCGGTAGGATATGATCTCTCTCCAATTTTGTTAGGTATGATTTCCAAACGATTGTTTCATCATGAGTGTCACACCATATTTAGCTAAATTATCTAACTATATAGTAATTTTAGCTAAATTAACCTATACAAAATATATGTAGTTTCACGTAGCCaccaatatattatcataaaaacAACCATTATAGATGCATTTTTGGATCCACGTATGTTGTGAGAAGCTCATAATGCAAGTTCAGAGTCCCATCAAGTGGATCTTGGTACTGTTAAAGGAACGAGGGATGGGAGTTGGGCAGTCATCTCCGTCTACAGTAATGAAagtatatttatttaattaaagcTATTTATGATTCTACAACTGTAccaatttttttgttttcttaaatcaatcataatattaaattccATCATATACACAGGCAAGAAAACCGTGATTGACACCGGACCTACCTTTTCCTGGTTACTGAGTTGTGCAATTAGAAGGTTTCTTCTCTTCCTCAGAAACATGCTCGATGAGTGGACTCCTACGTTGTAATCATAATGCATCGGTTAAGCCCGACAAATTAATTTTAGTGGATTCATCGTACCACCAAGTGAGCTTCAACGTGATAATTAGCCTTTTAGAGGACAGCACAAACCTCATACGACTTGAGGATGGATGGAATCTGTTGTTAGATAAAGTTATTTTCTTGGTGGGATCTGTGTTTTCCAACTAGTACATGAAAACATGGATTGTTAACAAGTTTCTGACCGTTGGATGATAATTTGACGGTCGAGATACATGACTTGATGGATGATGGATTCGGTCAAACCGTTGACATCTTAATTCCGAAAACAATAGATCCTTGTCTTGTTTGTTAGTCTCAGTGTTCTACGTTTTTCTCGCTGAAGCAAACATTCACAAGCACAAAAATCACCAGTTCTCCATGCACATCCAATTTTTGTGGTTAATATATGACTCTTTTAACAGGAAGATGAAGACATCCATCGATCAGATGACGCGACGAAGAAATATCAACAGATTATGGACTAATTTAACGTCTCATACAGTAGTGTAATGCATGAGGTGGAAATGTACGTCTAAAGGAAGGTTTCAAGTCTGTGGCTCATATGGTTGATGGCAGCTTACTGAAACGTGATCCTTGCCCAGTGGGAACCGCAGTTTCTAGGACCGAAATGTTTTTACTTTTCTGTAGTGTGTTTCCTCATCGATCCTCTCGTCATTTTAAGCTCTATCTATGCTCATTCTCCGCTGGCCCAAAAATCCTCTATCGAATCTGTCCTTCACGTCCTTAACACCTCCTCCCAACAAAGGTTCTGACAATTTTTGTTTCTGAACACCTTAACATCTTCCTACGAGAGGATAAAATGATGACAACAGAAAATATCAGAGCCGGAAAAGCCAACACTGACGCTACCTATGAGCTTGGAGTAAGTAAGTAGTAGCAGCGAGTGAAAACGCAAGGTGCAATATATATACAGATCTAATATGAGCAAGATCCGTGATTCGCGGTTGGATGGATCACTTGATCCACGTTACCATCATTTCGGTTTCTACAGAAGCTCCATTTCCTTAATGCACAGCTTCGTACGACGAGAGATTCGCCTCCTTTGGCTGCTCGTGAGCTCGCCATTCCAGCTCCTCCAAAAGAAGGAACAGTGGGTGGGTGGGTGAGTGAACGAGTGAGAGGTCGTCGGTTATAGAAGCCTCCCCACCGGCCAAACCGCCAACACCGAGCTCAGTCTCTGTCTCCCACCGCGACAGTAATCTCAGAGACAACCTCCGTGAGTTTTGACTGTATGCGTTGGGGGAGAAGCAGCAGTAGCATCTCACAAAAGTTGATGCTCCATTGCTCCTACGTACGTGACTGCAGTTCCAAGCTTGTATGCATCTGTCCACTACTCCCTCACAAAATGAGCAGTCAGATAAGGATCAAAAGGCATCTGTGAAGTATTGACTGGCCTGGTCCCTGCTGCTCGCGTCTTATCGCTGTCTAACTACTGCTGCAGCCATGTCTCATTTGCAAGGGGAGACAGTGTGGCTTTGGAGGATTGCTCGCTTACTTTTCTGAAGGGTCGTTTTAGGCCGTGGTACGTGTGTTAGGCGCGGACGAGCTTGCAGCGTTACATGCATGTTAGTTGCAGGAGGCGCTCGGGGATCTGCTAGTTGAAGACAATGACAAGTGAGTGTGCTTGTTGGTTGACCGACAGTCCTCAACAGTGGCTATCGATGATTGTCACGTTGCGCTGCGTTGTGTTCATTAATGATGCACTGACGTTGTGATCCCTCTCAGAATCCGCAGTTCAGATCCCATTTCCAAACATGGAGTTCGGAAACGACACCTCCTCTCTccaccctccctccctcctctcttCACATTTTGATGACAAACCCTAGAATGGAAGAGATATGCGTCCTGTTCAAAAGAATTCTATATTCTTTACACTCGCAAGAAAGACTTTTCATTTCTGCACgaaaaagataattaaaatatACCTAACAAAACTCTTAATTACAACCAACAGTAAAATCGATTTCTTCTTGATCTGGTGCGGTGATGCACAGTCCATCACCTCACAGTCATGGTGGGTGGGTTCATCTCATGTTGGCAGGTGATTGAGATGTAAGACAAACTTGCAGGATTGGGATGAGGATTGATAGGAACTGGACGAAGAGCTGCAAATATGAGAGGAACATAACTCTTTTCTTTATCCTCTATGACCAGTATATATATTTGGATCCATTAGGTAAGCATTCAACAATCATAGCAAAATTGtacatttcttttttgttttgttctaCAAGTAGTAAAAACAGGTACAGATTGACTTGTTTTGACAGACCAAACTTAGCTCCAACACCGAAGTCGTCGCCTTAAATAAAGAGATCAAGAAACGGATCCCTGAATTCTAGTGGAGGTAATTTGGTATCACTTTCGATTTGAATCTTACTAATAATAGACCCACAATTTCTATGTAAAgttgttgatttattttttatagaATTATTCATTGATCATCACGAGAGTCATTTTGACCAAACTGCTCATCATTTTTGTGTCATGCTCTATTCTATATATTTTGTGACGATCTGTCAtaacaataaatatttttttataataaaattttcataaataaataGTTATTATTAACAACAAATATTTGATTTCCAAAGGATGTCAATTATATGTTAGTGATGAAAAACTACGAGAAGGTGGTGAGGATAAGTAAGATTTTAGAGTGTAGTGTCCTCCATTATCTGCCTTCTCCATTGACTACTACTATTGAAGTCTACAATATTCCAATCAATTTTGTAGCATTCCGTGTACTATATGAGTTGTTttcttcatgcatgcatgatggGAGCTGGTAGCTTGATCGATTTGCCAAGACTGTAATAACACGATTCCTAAACATGATCAAGAGATTTGTTTCAGTATATAGATATCCCCAACACTACATTTTTATTTCATTCGAATCCTATATATCTGATGATGATGCAGGAGATTCTATGCTTTTGGTCGGGCTTCCTTTGTTTGACCTAATCGAGTTGTCTATATCAAATTAACAGATCACTATTACTATGGTTATTCATCATATGGTCTAATTTGATTACAGCAATAGGAAAATAGAATGCAACAGTAAATTGATCAATATAATACAATATTTTAataggttaattatatattagctCTTATACTTGAATCCTATTAATATTGTAGTccctatatttaaaaaaattatattgagatttctataattttaaaaaataaaataaataaatcttatttACTATAATATTATCAGTTGCATTGACGAAAAATAATACTATGGATCGACACAAAAGTGAcacgtaaaaaaataattttaacttcttttttattttcaacaTGTGggatattgaaattatttttttactagtaaaatcatcagaaatgaaaggaatattaaaattatctttttacgtaTTATTTTTACATCGATCTAATATATGGTGTcacgtgttatattttttgtcaataCAATTGATGACATTATGATAAATAgaattatttgttttatttttagaattatagggatcccaatataaatttttaaatataaaaattataatactaATATGATAGAAGTATAatatgtaatatataattagccctctCTTAATACATATAATCCTAACATCATTGATTcgacttccttttctttttctcattcatttgattatatatatatatcataacatTTCATTTTCATCCTTTCGAACAATGTCCATAAGAGTCACTAAAAAGAGGAATCTTGAGATGACTATTAAGATCCTTTTCCCATCTAACAATGACTGGgaatataaaaagaagaaatcattTTCTAATCACCGTTGTCTCTCTTTGGGCCATATTGTTGAACATGAaagtataattaaatatttttttggtgTACGAATGTGCGTGATGATGGACGATTGTGTCTACTACTCTATGTTATTTATCTAATAACATAGCCTACAAATGGCTAAGATTCGTACGATCCACACTTAACATTCATAATGCTCTTAGATAGGAAATGCTTGATTTAGGGACACTCCAACGAAGCTAAAAGGCCTCGGTAGCCGATACCGATTGATATCTCCGGAAAGAGACACATGTAGGAATATTCATCTTCCCTTAggtcttctcaaaagaaaagattcatcttCCATTAGATCTCCTTAAAATAAATCaatataaaaattaggattaataaTAATGAGAATCAATATGGACGAAGATGTTAGCTTAATTAGTCTCATCAAAATACGATTGGTGTAGTCGATTAAATTTctttatgatcatatttttttagCTATAATCAGAATCACATATATATTCATCTCGACTATACATAGACTTAAATAGATAAAAGAGAAAAGAGTGGAGGATTGTCAACAACTAAATTAGAGATTATCTTATATTAGATAGGTATATAAAGATTATGATGAGGACAATTTTTTAATCCTCTTTAAATCTTTGTATTGCATTTTCTTGATAGACATTAGATAGATATGAAaagaatttttctttttcttttaatctttgtaactcaaaaacttgaaataaactcaacaataaatgagaataatAGTTGGAACTAAACCATACCAACCATTGCATGCATTTGAAAGACAAAAAAGAACCAATTTAATATAGTTATAAGTACACATAAAAAAGAGTAATCGAACCGGATCAACCAATTTAATATAGTTATAAGTACAAATGATTAAACAAGCGAGTTGAATAGGCCCAAAGTCCAAGAAATTTATGGTCTCAATATGACTGACCAATCTCATATAAATATGCCTATAACAGTGTGTAGTACATATTTTAATAGGTAATTGATAATAGATCGCGTATGTTGATAATAGATCGCAAATATGGAAGAATATTATATACAAATTGATTTTGAGTTTACTAACTACATTAAGTGTCCAAATAAGTTATGTTAATGCATATACATGACTTATATTTTATCAATCAGAAAACAATAATCATTGATAAGGAATATATAACCAATCCATCATCAGTTGCTACGTAAACACCATGTAAGGCACATAGGAGAAAGAGACCTAGAGAACCTGATACCTACTTGCTCGCGTAGATAGGATTCCAACGAATAGTTTGTGTTAATTACCAATTGTCTCCCTTTTgaaatattcataggaatattcCTAGAAATAATATAAGGGGTAGCTTGGATCGATTATAAATTGTCTCATCTttgaaatattcataagaatattctCGGGAGTCTAAGGAACAACTAACGTCTATTACAAATTGTCTCCTTGCAAAGTCTATGAAATATACTATCTTTTCAAGATCAGAAATAAAAACACACTCTCAACTTCAAATAAAGGGCACTAAAATCAAGAATTTAGGTATAGAAAAATTGAACTCAGGACTAACTTAAACATCGAAAAGACAAGCTCAAGAAACCTCTCTCGATTTCGATTTTGCATTGGTGACACTTAGGGAGAATGTATTGTCTACTTTGAATGACTTTACGCATGTGGATCATAGCCACGTCGTACTGACAATGACATCAACGATATTTTCGCTcaacaatgataaataataatcatgatatatccccttatatttcttctttttatatatattttttatataaaataatttgaatGATACTACCTTTTTAGAGAAGTTTTCAATATGATATCcgtgttaaaaaaaatatattatagttgaattaAAAGAAGAGAAATGTATTAGATTAGCATTAAGTGATGAAAGAATTAGTTAACGTAGCTTGCAACTTAAAAAGGAAACAAATATGTATAAAATAAAGATATTAACGAATGAGATTAGTCTTACTGACTAAGTTTTGAAAGAGTCAAACTACATTCGGCGCATTTAAAACAACTTAAGGTTATGAACTATATATAGAATTCTAACAATTGGTTGCATGGAGAAATGCAATTGACACCCACACGTTCGACATTATCAGTCTAATGCTCAATTCAATTCGAGATCTTTCATAAGGGTTAAAATTAGATTTATAAAGATACAAAATATTTCGAGGAATATTCTGCTCTTCGGCTCATGTTGACATAAGTTTGGTTCTTGCATATGTTGGCCATGGAGTAGGATGATAAGTGCGTGATCTGGATGAGAAGAGGCCCTAACGCAGCTCATGAGACTTAAGGCCCGTGCTTGCCCAATGAACTCCATATTTGATTCAGTAACCACAAAGTTTTATTGCGGCGGACAAAAAATGGGCATTCAGCGACGGATAAATAAGTCCTATTATCGGCAAGAAGGAAAAGAAATTTCCAAGATTTACGATTGGTTGATCGATTTCAATGGTCGCAGCAGCTAATAAGAGAAACCATTCGGTGGAGAACAATGATCTTATTTCGCTGGGCAACGAACGAGATCAAGGCTCTTGATAGGACCGCGCTGCGGCGGCGATGGAATCCGTTACACCGCCGGGGCACCGGCGCAACTCGGGGTTGTTCCGCATCTCCGCCCTCACCACCCGCTCGGCGTCCCTCCTCGTCGCCTCTGTCATGCGGCAGCCTCATGGATGCTTCCTgagaaccatatatatatatatatatatatatatatatatatatatatatatattgttgaagtTGAGCCTCGATCATCGGCCAGTGGTTCCTGCAACACCAAGGAACAACACGCATATGTGGTAGGGTGATCGATCGATGCTACCTGCAGGACGTCGCGCAGCTTAGTCTTGTCTTCGTCACGAGACACAGGGGCGTTGATAATGGCAGCACTCTGCGCGGCGGCTGCCATGCCGCCTCGCAAGACAGTGTTGAGCCCCATCGCGGCCGACTCGGCCGCATCGATCGCCGCGGCGTCGCTCATCTCGACCGGTTTGTCCCCCGCTGCCCTTGCTGCCGCCTCTAGCGCCTCCCCGATGGTCATCTTGTCCGTCCATGTCGATAATCCACCGAGTCCTTGTCCCCTTTCCTCACCTTGGCCGCCGCCTGCTGCGCGGCCATCTTCGGATCCAGCGTTGACCACATACTGACCCACAGCCTATCGCCCAACATGATCAGGTATGCTCTCTGTAATAGTTTCAGATAGATACGGTGATCTGCACCTACTTGGCCGGCGACAAACTTGGTCACGAGGCGTTGGCCGGTGCAGCCAGGGATCTCGGTCTGGGTGACGGACACGCACTGGTTGGCCGGGGTGGGGCTGAACTGGTTGTGGCCGATGAGGCCACGCTGCTTGTTGCGCATGGCAGCGGACTCCATGACGGAGGCGGGGCCACCCTTGGGGGTCACCCCCAGGGCCTTGTTCTCGGCGGCGTGCATCATAGCCGCGTCCCCAGGGGCGATGGCCTGGCCGGCGAGCTCCCCGGCAACGGGAAACACGTCGCCATACCTTATGGGCTGGTCGTTCGGCCTTCTTCGTTGTTCTTGGCTCATGTTGCAGGACACAGATCAGAGACTACAAACTCGGTGAGATCTGTGTGTGGTATGCACACAAGATGGATCATTGTCACGTGTTGCTCTGAGGAAGGTGGAAGGATTACTAGAACAGGAGGTCCGGCGAGGCTCTGGGAGTGGAGAAACATGTGTCGTGCCGTTGGGACTCCGGCGAAGAGGTTCCAATCTTCTGATCCATCGACAGTTGACGAGTTCTTGTCGATCAACCTCACCATTCCAATGCAGAAATATCTATTTACTTCTCATTTACGAGCACAGCGAACAGGAAATAATCAAATACTGAGTTGACCCTCGTTGAATTTGGTGATTTCCATGGGTCGTAAATGAATACGTTCTTTCTCATACATTTTGAAGCTTCAGGCTATTGTCAGCGCGACATGCTAACAAATCCAGAATCAAGATGACAATACTACAGATGAAACAAGTATAAGAACAAACAAAGATATGTTGGCATCAAACCGGGATTTT
Above is a genomic segment from Musa acuminata AAA Group cultivar baxijiao chromosome BXJ3-4, Cavendish_Baxijiao_AAA, whole genome shotgun sequence containing:
- the LOC135634834 gene encoding transcription repressor OFP12-like — its product is MFGDSLYSCFSGHRRPSHSAPLPISLDARAAAAATTCCSSSSSCASSVAFKNFNSLYDPGSDTETLALTLSSPAAAAAGSSFSSSCDAPDDADAGGSCPSERDLSTAIASRRLLPASPGLSNSIVDSAAVTVGVGAGVAVPTYSPDPYWDFRRSMEEMVAALGLDAGAHRAHLHDLLLCYLTLNRKHAHKYIISAFADLLLTLASAKGAPGDA